The sequence gtgtcctctcattttagtttccctggccagctcaaaaaaccttcctacatctatcctatccatacccttcataatcctatatgtttctataagatctcctctcattcttctgaactcgagcgaatacaatcctagacgatttaatctttcatcataagtcaaccccttcatcccagcgatcaacctagtaaacctcctctggaccgtctccaaagccagtatatccttcctcaaatatggagaccagaactggacacagtactccaggtgtggactcaccagtaccttatacagttgcaacattacctccctactcctgaattcaattcctctagcgatgaaggccaacattccatttgccttcttaataacctgctccacctacaacctaactttttgcgattcatgcacaagcactcccaagtccctctgcacaacagcatgctgtagtttttcatcttttaaataatattcagctcttttatttttcttgccaaagtggataacctcacacttactaacattgtactccatctgccagacctttgcccactcatccagcttaactatatccctctgcagactctccacatgcTCATtaaaatttgctcttccactcaatttggtgtcatccgcaaacttggctacaccacattttgtcccctcctccaagtcatcaatgtgaaTGATGAACAGTtctgggcctaacactgacccctgcagcaccccacttgccactctctgccaacctgaaaaactcccatttatcccgactctcttccactgttcctcaactgtttcatcaattagcccgtgctcccagtccactctgcccaatttctccctcatcctatggtagtcatccctgtttaagcataatatattagttttagatctaactatttccccttccatctgaatgagaaattcaatcatactatgatcgctatttcccagatggtctctgactattacatcatttactctacctatctcattgcacaacactagatccagaagagcattttctcttgtgggttccttaacatgctgctcaagaaagctatcgcagatgcattctatgaagtccttttccagactcccacgaccaacttgattttcccaatctatgtggaagttaaggtaccccatgactactgccgtatcattattacatgcctcacttatctctctatttatttcctgtgccactaaactattgttatttggtgggcgatagataagaCCCACCAATaactttttccctttgttattctttatctctacccaaatggagtcaacattatgctctttagatcttatatcattcctcactactgcctggagctcatctttgattaagagtgcaactccacctcccttaccatcctgtctatctctttgcaccacctgatacccttgaaagtttaattcccatttagggtcaccttgtagccatgtttccgtgatggctaccaaatcataggcatgggtaccgatttgtgcctcaagttcactaacctgggggagtcacatgatggagtagtggccggtaggggaactccagccctctccagaaaagttaaaatagatagagaaaaagcaaagggacaaacataaaaaccaaaacaaagtgaaaattgtggagaaaatggcagcaaagaaagaaaaaacaaaaataataggaagaaaagaagaaggaaagacgtcggaagaagaaggtaaaggccttaccggtacgaggaggcccgccatggagagagaagccagctccctgaggtcagtcgaagtcgtgaacttgggactacaaaaatggctcatggagccaaacaaaagtgcgcatcgcgcatgcgcgaggacaaaaataacactgacgggtggggggaccagctgatgagtagatctccacagctgaaacagacaactacaacacaacagcaagaggaaaacatagaaaataacgagggcaagaaagaagagagtaaaaataagaaatcaaagaaacaacagatgaccaacccagaggaagaagaccagcatcaagacacttctaataaaaataagaagaccaaaaatacccaacaaaataaaacaaacaacccaacaagaaaagcagaagagacagaggtaaaggacacagatcctggagtggactcagaagaagaggaggaagagcacagagaaatggaagatgaagggaagggcaagtacatggatatattttttttgaaagaatatatggaaacagtaaaagaatggcagtcacaagaattgagtgaaataaaaagaagaataaaaagtacagaaggaaaagtgaatagattagagatgatcatgacagatataggaaaaagagtagacaaggtggaagaacgagaaacagccatagaaatggaagtagatgacttaaaaaataaattagaagaatctgataaagaagttaaagaagcacaggagctgttagctcagaagatggatataatggaaaattataatagaagaaacaatataaagatagtgggccttaaggaagatgaagaaggcaaaaatatgaaagaatttataaaagaaaggatccccagggtcctaggaagaccagaattacaggaagaaatggaaatagaaagggcacacagaacattagtccctaaaccacaaccacaacaaaaaacaagatccattctagtaaaattcctaagatatacaacaagagaaaatatattggagaaggcaatgaagaaaataagagaagatttaaaaaaaaaacactgcaatacaagggtcaaaaatttttttatatccagataaaagttttgaactcctgaagaagaggaaggagtttaatgcagcaaaaatgaccctatggaaaaaaggttataaatttatgttaaaatacccagcagtacttaaaatagttattccggggcagcaaaacagactattctcggatccggaagaagctcaaaaatttgcagaacaactacaagacagacagagagatgaagagatgtaacaagaacaaaaatgacaacaaactatatgtatgtgtgtatgtaggtatatatatatatatatatatatgtatatgtgtgtatgtgtgtatgtatatatatatatatatatatatatatatataaaatataggtaagaactaagaaagggaagagaggaagtaaggagggaattaagagagtgacctttgttgtatatgaaaattaaaatcttttctggggggtgctgggtggggaagagttatggtcactgcgaaatcagttgacgcttgcgagtgaatttggaaatccaaatggagaggggagatgtggttgcccgacaagggacaaagggcaactcagaaaggggagggactattggggttaaaagaattttagatatgggaatagtggaaatattttaagttttagaaatgttgtcttgttGTAATTtcatgttcaaaaaaagaaagcagaaatggataagaagggaaggtgttgatgaggaaacggaaaggaaagataaacaaagtatgaaatggttacgttgaactatatgactttaaatattaatggaatacataaccaaatcaaaaagaagaaactgttaaatttactgtaaaaaagaaaaaaacgatatagcattcgtacaagaaacacatctaactgaagtggaacgcaagaaattaaagagagattggataggacatgtaacagcagcatcatataattcaaaagccagaggagtagctatattaatcaataaaaatgtaccaatcaaaatagaagaggaaataatagatccagcagggagatatgtaatgataaaatgtcagatatattcagaattttggaatttactcaatgtatacgcacctaatgaagaagatcaaaaatttatgcaagatatctttttgaagatagcagatacgcaagggaacatactaataggaggggattttaaccttaatttggactcaaacatggataaaactggaaaaaaaactaacaaaagaacaaagtaaccaaattataattaaatcgatgcaagaaatgcaacttttggatatatggaggaaacaacacccaaaggaaaaggaatattcatattattcaggtagacataaaacatactcaaggatagacctattcctgttatcagcccacattcaagggagagttaggaaaacggaatataaagctagactattatcggagcactcacccctgttattggcaatagatctagaggacatcccaccaagaatgtatagatggagattaaactccatcctacttaaaagacaggattttagagaattcattgaatgacaaattaaaatgtactttgaaataaatacggaatcagcgaaagataagtttatactatgggacgcaatgaaaatgttcatcagagggcaaataataagttatgtaactaagatgaagaaggacgacaatcgggaaacagaacagttggaaagggaaataacaaatatagaaaaagaattagcaataaaggaagatacaactaaaagaagagaattggcaggtaaaaaataaaatatgaaacactacaaacatttaaggtggagaagaacataatgaagaaaacagaaatattatgagctaggagaaaaaatgcacaaaattctagcgtggcagcttaagacagaacaaactaaaagaatggtattggcattaaggaaaaaggacaaacaaattacatataatccaacggagatcaatgaaaacttcagtgaATTCTACGAGCAGCTATTTCAAACTGAAaccgaagggaaagaagacaaaataaatgaatttctaactaaaattgaactactgaaattacaaacagagaagcaaaataaattaataaaaccatttgaaatagaagaattacaggagaaatttaaaaaactaccgaacaataaaacaccagaggatggattcccaatagaattctataaaacatttaaagacttattaattccttcccttctggaagtaatcaaccagattgataaaacacaaagtataccagattcatgcaaaacaccaataattacagtaataccaaagacagggaaagatccacttgcaccagcgtcatataaaccaatatctttacttaacacagattataagataatagctaaactattagcaaacagattggccgactatgtaccaaaaataataaatctagaccaaactagatttattaagaaaagaggaacactggacaatatctgtaagttaattaacttaatccatgcagtacaaggaaacaagacgccaacagtggcagttgccttagactcagagaaagcctttgacagagtagaatggaattatttattcaaagtactacaaaaattcagcctaccagagaaatatattaattggattaaagcattatataaggggccattggcgaatgtgacagtaaatggatatatatcaaaacaatttaacttaagcagatcaacaaggcagggatgtccactatctccctcactgttcgtgttagctatagaaccactagcagaattgataagaacagaaaataaaataagagggataaaaataaaagagaaggaatagagaatcagtctatttgcagatgacgttataatatacttaacagaaccagaaatatcaataaaagaattacataggaaattgaaggaatatggagaagtttcgggtacaagatcaacgcaaataaaagtgaagcaatgccaatgaataatgcggatttctcaaagtttaagaaagatcgccatttagatggcaaacgcaagcaatgcgatacctaggtataaaactaaataaaaacctcggccatctatataaatgcaattaccatccattaatgaaaaaattacaagatgacttagagcattggaaaggcttaccactaacactgataggaaggataaactgtattaaaatgaacattttcccaaggatacaatacccatttcagtcattaccaatacgcctaacagagaagaattaacagagaaattcttcaaggagttaaagaaaataataaggaattttttatggaaagggggggggggaaactgaggatagttctagataaattaacagaatggtacaaacaaggaggcttacaactaccaaactttaaaaattattatagagccgcacaattaagatacctatcacatttttatcaaacaagggaaaaaccagattggaccagattagaactagataaaataggggagaagatacctgaacatatactatataaatgggatgaaaaattggtgcaacgtaggaattcactggtattgcatcatctgctcaacatttggaagaagattcatgtagaaaggaataaaacaaattaccaactaccaaaactaatattgacgcaaaatcagctaatcccttttacaatagataacctttcctttagagaatgggagagaaaagggatcaaaagaataaaaaattgtttttcgggaggTAAATTAttgtcctttgaacaaatgaaggataaatataatataactcacagtacaatgttggcatactaccaactgaaaacctacttgaaggacaaattgggaaacagtctgaggttaccagaagaaagaaattttgaatatgtgattacagacacaatgataattaaaaaatttgtaacaaacatgtacatcaaactgcaagaaaagcagaatgaggaaacaaatggtaaacctaaacaaaaatgggaacaagatctaaacataaagataaagaatgaaacatgggagaagctattcTCCGGAACtacgagaaatacaataaacacgaggttacgcatgatacaatataataggctatacattacaccccaaaagttaaatagatgggatccaacagtatcagacagatgtttttgttgtaaaaaggaaacgggaacaacaattgatgcaatttggacatgtgagaaagtggaaaaagtttgggaagatctaaaccagatattaaataaaatcacaaaaagcaatataccaaaaaacccagagatcttcctcctaagtaatataagaagcaatgaatttggactcgatttggatggagcacaaaaaagatttgttatgatagccctagctgtagcaaaagaatttattatgtcaacctggaaattagaagacaacttgagaatacaacaatggtatatagaaatgaataaatgtattccattagaaaaaaaaacatataatttaagaaataatataacaatattcaaacaaatatgggagccatacatgaaatacgatagagaaatcctaccgtggacatctatcacctaaaatgacagaaggagaagacaacgaaaagaactgactcagtaaaatttcttgtttatttttattaagtgacaacattgtttaacgggtttaatgtatcttatagattgaactttaaataaatggggaagggagtgagggagggagggaagagagggggaaaaagggggagaaaacgactgtatatatttaagaagaaaaatgtctgtatgtatcttcgtcaacatggtttatagtgtgaaaaatttaaaaaaattttaaaaagttcactaaccttatttctaatactgcgagcattcagataaagtgcccttatgctctttgttcttttaatatctagtgacttctgtaaccttttcttttgatttttctgcccactatttttctttgtcattttcttaacactatcattgacccaaaaactcactgcaccatctgattttttactttctcctcccaacattacttttcctattttacttttcctggccattactttatcttccctacccttttccctatcactctggttcccatacccctgccaaattagtttaaaccttgccccactgctgtaccaaacatacttgccaaaatgttgacaccttttggatttaggtgcaacccgtcccttttgtaaagatcatgccttccccaaggTGGTAGATAAATCCATCACAACCTCGAACCTCCCACCTGATTACATCCATGTGAGGAAATCCCTCCAGATAAACaatctctggtcggcacctcttcTTACTTCCATCTTCGGGACGGCCCGTACCTCCAGTTTCAAGAACGGATTATTTCCTTCGCTTTTTACACTAGTATCGGATTGCTCCAATACCACAAAAGGATTGTCCGAATGAATGCAAATTCAGAATGTGAAGATGGACAACTGtatatataatctattttttgtAATTATTTTCTCTATTGTATTGAGTTTTTCAGTTATTTtccagtttttttaaacaaagaaccgatttggctttttttccatgcatatgaatattgtacatattacatgacaataaactgataaTAATTTTCCTCTTTCCTTGTTTCCTCTATTCGTTTACATCGTCTTTGAGAATCTGAGATTCCCCATATCTTGGACCTGCGCTGTTTGATAAACTTTGTGAGACCGAAGAACGAATTTAATTCCAGCACTCGTCTACTTCGACGTTGTGATTTTATCTCGAGGGATACCATGCGATTCATGCTTTCCTATTTTAGATTTGAAGCTTCTATTTCTTAAATGTTCTGTTATTATAAAATTATAGGCTTATCCCAGATGAAGTGTGAAATCAAATTGAGCATGAGACACACGAGTTGAAATTAATTCAATTCTTCGAGCTGAATTTAATTGTTCTTTTCGTGGATCTATTTGTGATAATTTATTATATGAAGTGATAAGGATCCAACAAGGAGGAACTTCCTGGCTTGATATGACGCGCTAATAAGGCATAGAACCCACAATAGACCAGTGTGTACACAAATCGATTGTAGAGTGCGGGGAGGGTGCATCGACACCGATTCCTCAATTTCTCTCAGCAATGGATGCGTTTAGAAATGAGAATGAAGGGGGATTTCACCACGTCCTTCAACTGGTCCCGGAACCTGGTCTGTGTGACGGCGTAGAGAGCAGTGTTGGTGCAACAGCTCAGGAGCTGCATCATAAAACACAACTCCCGCAGAGGTGCAGGTGGAAACATAGACAGATATCCCAGAAAACGCATTCGGTTCCAAATGTAATAAAGGATAAACAGTGCCCACAAGAGGATGAAATTCCCGGAAATGACCAACAATAAAATAAGAGATTTTCTACGACTCGCCATTTCTGGATCATGGGCACCTTCCCCACTGCTGGGAGCCCGAAGTCTCCTGCGGGCTCGACTCGCCACTAACACGTGTCTGATGGTCAGAGCATTGAACAGGAGAACCAGGATGAACGGGATTATCGGGGTGAGGATGTAATGGAGAAGCTCAATCGATCCCCAGATTTGCGATTCCAGAAGTCTGGCTCTCGGCATGCAAAACCAGCGGGCGTAAGCGAGGGAATATTCCGAGGTGAGCATGAAACACCAAAAAATGTTCTTTAAACAGCTGAGAGCGGTCACTGTCCCCAGAACCACCAGCGCCGTTCTCTCGGTACAATAGTTAGTCTTCAGTTTCTGACAACAGATGGAGACGAATCGATCGAAGGTGAAGGTGACGGTGAACCAGACAGAACAGTCGGTGGCGGTGTACAGCAGGAAGGCGTGGACATCACACACGCGGATGGACCGCACGAAACCAAAGTAATCCCGATATGCAATTGGAATCTTCCTCAAAATCACGTCCATGAAAACGACCATTAGATCCGTGGCTGCCATGGCAACCAGGTAGCGAGTGACACCTTTGGCGAGTCCGCACTTTCCCCGGGACAGGATCACAATGGTCACAGTGTTCACTATTTGTGGGGAGGGAAATGGGGAAATTGCAGGTTAAGCAATGGTTTTGTGCAATATTTACAGAGAACTAAAGTACGTTTATTATTCACGTATTCACAAACGTTGTAATACCTGCAACACAGTTTAATTGGGATAAGTTCAATAAAATCAAAGAGGAAA comes from Narcine bancroftii isolate sNarBan1 chromosome 5, sNarBan1.hap1, whole genome shotgun sequence and encodes:
- the LOC138762916 gene encoding probable G-protein coupled receptor 139; its protein translation is MESRGRILGTTEEAATAMDLNLRTAVWSLSGKKKNVFWMAQYILASDDWLTLNLRIYYALRAFKLIYYPTLAVVAVPVNTVTIVILSRGKCGLAKGVTRYLVAMAATDLMVVFMDVILRKIPIAYRDYFGFVRSIRVCDVHAFLLYTATDCSVWFTVTFTFDRFVSICCQKLKTNYCTERTALVVLGTVTALSCLKNIFWCFMLTSEYSLAYARWFCMPRARLLESQIWGSIELLHYILTPIIPFILVLLFNALTIRHVLVASRARRRLRAPSSGEGAHDPEMASRRKSLILLLVISGNFILLWALFILYYIWNRMRFLGYLSMFPPAPLRELCFMMQLLSCCTNTALYAVTQTRFRDQLKDVVKSPFILISKRIHC